In Aquimarina sp. TRL1, a single window of DNA contains:
- a CDS encoding biliverdin-producing heme oxygenase, whose protein sequence is MNPLSKVIKDATKEDHQALEKKVVERLKNIKSKGDYADLLKYFHNYFDHLEKAIAPFLTEEIRPNYKDRRTSEHLRNDLLALQDVPVSFRDITIPVISNSLEAIGALYVMEGSIMGGGIIVKMLAKKGITKGVSFFSGYGEDTLMIWNAFQKAMNTSAYTQEQKLIIIYTAQETFRHFSQLFDAVPTFSEPVMLNSNEFINTQK, encoded by the coding sequence ATGAATCCCCTTAGTAAAGTAATTAAGGACGCTACAAAAGAAGACCACCAAGCGTTGGAAAAGAAAGTAGTAGAAAGACTCAAGAATATCAAAAGCAAAGGAGATTATGCGGACTTGCTGAAGTATTTTCATAATTATTTTGATCATCTGGAAAAAGCGATAGCTCCTTTTTTGACAGAAGAAATCAGACCCAATTATAAAGATAGACGTACGTCTGAACATCTTAGAAATGACCTGCTTGCGCTTCAGGATGTACCTGTATCTTTTCGAGATATAACAATTCCGGTAATTAGTAATTCATTAGAAGCGATAGGAGCTTTATATGTTATGGAAGGTTCCATCATGGGAGGAGGAATAATTGTGAAAATGCTTGCTAAAAAAGGAATTACTAAAGGAGTTTCTTTTTTTTCAGGTTATGGGGAGGATACTTTAATGATATGGAATGCTTTTCAGAAAGCAATGAATACCTCCGCGTATACTCAAGAACAAAAGCTGATAATCATTTATACCGCTCAAGAGACATTTCGACATTTTTCTCAATTATTTGACGCAGTACCAACCTTTTCAGAACCAGTCATGCTGAACTCAAATGAATTTATAAATACTCAAAAATGA
- a CDS encoding outer membrane beta-barrel protein: protein MKKTWIVIIISLLSFTTSQAQIKAGFGVGFVSPSGDLADIAEGGLTITAEAGYGVLKQLDVSLLYQLDIFAEEKLGGVNLATVKMGTVLANARYYFREDGFQPYVGLGIGLASIKQGDYSIVSNGINVNVTGFDESNFAFRPALGFKYGILNVHTAYLNAGKVEESTVGDLTFNIGLLFTFGG from the coding sequence ATGAAAAAAACATGGATTGTTATTATCATTTCTTTATTGAGTTTTACCACCTCACAAGCACAAATTAAAGCCGGATTTGGAGTAGGATTTGTTTCTCCTTCTGGTGACCTAGCCGATATTGCAGAAGGGGGACTTACCATTACTGCTGAAGCAGGATATGGGGTCCTAAAACAATTGGATGTTTCTTTATTGTACCAACTTGATATTTTTGCTGAAGAAAAACTTGGAGGAGTTAATCTGGCCACGGTAAAAATGGGAACTGTCCTGGCTAATGCTCGATATTACTTCAGAGAAGATGGTTTTCAACCCTATGTAGGATTAGGAATAGGACTGGCTAGTATAAAACAAGGTGATTATTCGATTGTTTCTAATGGGATTAATGTAAATGTAACCGGGTTTGACGAGTCTAATTTTGCGTTCCGCCCTGCTCTCGGGTTCAAGTATGGAATCCTTAATGTACACACAGCTTATTTGAATGCCGGAAAAGTAGAAGAATCTACCGTTGGGGATCTTACCTTCAATATTGGATTGTTATTTACTTTTGGAGGATAA
- a CDS encoding tyrosine-protein phosphatase: MYKKQLKRLLLVVTAVLLISCDQNDDTTVLDESLSKILTEIVVQSNLADRTKKAGNLTNFKDLGELPLQSGRWFKKNKIFRTAHLDNVDKKGKKFLESLGETVLIDLRSDEEIDSNIDFSTVLPKNITRVHLPIPISNALSNGEIIKNVLGIGVKENENYIQEQREIQYKGFVTNTELFEHYKKITKYLLGDKKVILQGEMGKDRIGFLTALLYSSLNAYDKYVIDDYIHANTTLKEVFKDYKDNEVPEIVEMAKNELQAAPDFNKLSEEEIDKKIQPLVTSLETSLSVKKEDINLALALIIKEYGSYDVYLKLAFGISQKELEEKLSIKKQG; encoded by the coding sequence ATGTACAAAAAACAATTAAAAAGACTTTTATTAGTAGTAACCGCAGTATTACTTATTTCATGTGATCAAAATGATGATACGACTGTTTTGGATGAGTCCCTATCTAAAATTCTGACAGAAATAGTAGTACAAAGTAATTTGGCAGACAGAACGAAAAAAGCCGGGAATTTGACAAACTTTAAAGACTTGGGAGAACTACCGTTACAATCAGGAAGGTGGTTTAAAAAGAATAAGATATTTAGAACGGCGCATTTGGACAATGTAGACAAGAAAGGAAAAAAGTTTTTAGAGAGCCTGGGTGAGACCGTTTTAATAGACTTAAGAAGTGATGAAGAGATTGATTCGAATATCGATTTTTCTACCGTTCTTCCAAAGAATATTACAAGAGTACATCTACCGATTCCTATAAGTAATGCACTTAGTAATGGAGAAATTATCAAAAATGTATTGGGTATTGGAGTAAAAGAAAATGAGAACTACATACAAGAACAACGAGAAATACAGTATAAAGGATTCGTCACCAATACGGAATTATTCGAACACTACAAGAAAATAACTAAATATTTACTTGGCGATAAAAAAGTAATACTTCAGGGAGAGATGGGGAAAGATAGAATAGGGTTTCTTACAGCTTTATTATACAGTTCATTGAATGCATATGATAAATATGTTATTGATGATTATATTCATGCGAATACAACTCTGAAAGAAGTATTCAAAGATTATAAGGATAATGAGGTTCCAGAAATAGTAGAAATGGCAAAAAATGAACTACAGGCAGCTCCTGACTTTAATAAATTGTCAGAAGAAGAAATAGATAAAAAAATACAGCCTTTAGTAACCTCTTTAGAGACATCTTTATCTGTGAAAAAAGAGGATATAAATTTAGCGCTTGCATTGATCATAAAGGAATATGGATCTTATGATGTATATTTAAAATTGGCCTTTGGAATTTCTCAAAAAGAATTGGAAGAAAAGTTATCGATTAAGAAGCAAGGATAA
- a CDS encoding histidine kinase — translation MTLKLLLFKILLFYFPNTYSLQEDPSNQCLERENSADSIQHFYKQALTSEANHDYEKTAYYLKRGLELSEKENYFNGIKTFGHRLEYIYRARLSNYEKAEKLNNHLLQICKKRGDTTCYIIRLVNYGGKEVQKNNYIKALQFYNKALELAKKINDSLLQSDIHVSKGILFQDIGSFDEAKKEHLKSLKLTRSTDSTYRKTAYINLSYAQNDALSDSSLYYLQKASVFCSDPSKKNCYTLYNNIAWYYVKKNKPHKALEIIKTYIDFDKIELYRNDYAAILHTMGTIYQQVADYSQSISFYIKALSYYKKTGNAERVIMTLEDMAISFKKAGQEDQLLPYLKDYQYYYPLLYSSKLKKELAAIEFNNLLKEKEEEISSLTFKNHQMEASVTKTRLSIYTLLGIIVVIIGIIGYRNHITRVKFYQLNNSLAVSRLQSLRTIMNPHFLFNSFSALQNFILKKEHLKANEYMTQLSGLIRNVLSNSHSVYSDFEKEIAIIKSYIEIENGRLEEKIKVVYHIDENLKGSKLTIPSMIIQPYVENAIIHGLLPSNQEKKLTIRLVLNEKEVICIIKDNGVGRQYNEKRKHQGLSIATRNISERLAILTQLGYQNTTVSTKDLFTKEGKPKGTSVKIILPIITTSNYER, via the coding sequence ATGACTCTTAAACTCCTATTATTCAAAATCTTATTATTTTATTTTCCTAACACCTATTCGTTACAAGAAGATCCTTCAAATCAATGTTTGGAAAGAGAAAACAGCGCGGATTCTATTCAGCATTTTTATAAACAAGCATTAACCTCAGAAGCAAATCACGACTATGAAAAAACAGCATATTACCTAAAGAGAGGGTTAGAACTATCTGAAAAAGAGAATTATTTTAATGGGATTAAAACTTTTGGGCATAGATTAGAATATATATATAGAGCACGTCTATCTAATTATGAAAAAGCAGAAAAACTAAATAATCACCTTCTGCAAATTTGTAAAAAAAGAGGAGATACCACTTGCTATATTATACGGTTAGTGAATTATGGGGGCAAAGAAGTTCAAAAAAACAACTATATCAAGGCGTTACAATTTTATAATAAAGCTTTAGAATTAGCCAAAAAGATAAACGATAGTCTTTTACAAAGTGATATTCATGTTTCAAAGGGTATCTTATTCCAAGATATTGGTTCATTTGATGAGGCCAAAAAAGAACATTTAAAATCTTTAAAATTAACTCGTTCTACTGATTCCACATATAGAAAAACTGCATATATAAACTTATCGTATGCTCAAAATGATGCTCTATCAGATTCTAGTTTATATTATTTGCAAAAGGCATCAGTATTTTGCAGTGATCCTTCAAAAAAAAATTGTTACACATTGTATAATAATATCGCCTGGTATTATGTAAAAAAAAACAAACCTCATAAGGCCCTTGAAATTATTAAAACGTATATTGATTTTGACAAAATTGAATTGTATAGAAATGACTATGCGGCTATACTGCATACTATGGGGACTATTTATCAACAAGTAGCCGACTATTCTCAATCAATCTCATTTTATATAAAAGCATTGTCATATTATAAAAAAACAGGAAATGCAGAGCGTGTCATAATGACTTTAGAAGATATGGCGATTAGCTTTAAAAAAGCTGGACAGGAAGATCAACTCCTTCCTTATCTAAAAGACTATCAATATTATTATCCCTTATTATATAGTTCTAAATTAAAAAAAGAGCTAGCCGCCATTGAGTTTAATAATCTACTTAAAGAAAAAGAGGAAGAAATCTCTTCTTTAACATTCAAAAATCATCAGATGGAGGCTTCTGTAACAAAAACCAGACTTTCCATTTATACCCTCTTAGGAATTATAGTAGTCATCATAGGAATTATTGGGTACCGAAACCACATTACCCGGGTTAAATTTTACCAATTAAATAACAGCCTTGCTGTAAGTAGATTACAGTCACTTAGAACAATTATGAACCCTCATTTTTTATTTAATTCCTTTAGCGCACTTCAAAACTTTATTCTAAAAAAAGAACATCTCAAGGCTAATGAATATATGACTCAACTATCTGGGCTTATTAGAAATGTTTTGTCTAATTCTCATAGTGTATACAGTGATTTTGAAAAAGAAATAGCGATTATAAAATCATATATCGAAATTGAAAATGGAAGATTAGAAGAAAAAATAAAGGTTGTATATCACATTGACGAAAACCTAAAAGGCTCAAAGTTAACAATTCCATCAATGATCATTCAACCATATGTAGAAAACGCAATTATCCATGGACTTCTCCCATCTAACCAAGAAAAAAAATTAACAATCCGTCTCGTTTTAAACGAAAAAGAAGTTATATGTATTATTAAAGACAACGGCGTTGGAAGACAATACAATGAAAAGAGAAAACATCAGGGATTATCTATAGCCACGCGAAATATTTCTGAAAGATTAGCCATTTTAACCCAATTAGGGTATCAAAATACTACTGTTTCTACAAAAGACCTTTTTACGAAAGAAGGTAAACCTAAAGGAACTTCTGTAAAAATAATATTACCTATCATTACCACCTCTAATTATGAAAGATAA
- a CDS encoding LytTR family DNA-binding domain-containing protein — MKDKLSCIIIDDEKKDRENLTLLINMYCPQVQILGEASDKNTIVRMLTSLQPDLVFMDIQIGEFTAFEILSEIEELSFNIVFVSAYDQYAIRGYKYNAIDYILKPIDIHKLTEVIQRISDKIQQNNLFLPPTNAATAFNPMSKKISVTDAKGIHVLEVHNILYCLSNGNYTTFILSDKKEIIISKNLKYFETKLINYGFTRVHKSYLVNLEHINYLIKEDGGAIIMQNKDALPISKNFKKELYKRMNIL; from the coding sequence ATGAAAGATAAACTTAGTTGTATAATCATTGATGATGAAAAAAAAGATCGCGAGAACTTAACACTCCTAATAAATATGTACTGTCCTCAAGTACAAATTTTAGGTGAAGCTTCTGACAAAAATACCATTGTACGAATGTTAACTTCTCTTCAACCTGACCTTGTATTTATGGATATACAAATCGGAGAGTTCACCGCTTTTGAAATCCTATCCGAAATAGAAGAACTTTCTTTTAATATTGTGTTTGTCTCTGCCTACGATCAATATGCTATTCGCGGTTATAAATACAATGCTATTGATTACATACTCAAACCAATAGACATCCACAAACTTACGGAAGTCATACAAAGAATATCTGATAAAATTCAGCAAAACAACCTATTTCTTCCCCCTACAAATGCCGCTACAGCTTTTAATCCTATGAGTAAAAAGATATCTGTTACTGATGCCAAAGGAATTCATGTATTAGAAGTACATAATATTCTATACTGTCTAAGCAATGGAAACTATACTACTTTTATTTTGTCCGATAAGAAAGAGATCATCATATCAAAAAACCTAAAATACTTTGAGACAAAGCTAATCAATTACGGATTTACAAGAGTTCATAAATCTTATTTAGTTAACCTAGAACATATTAACTATCTAATAAAAGAAGACGGAGGAGCTATTATTATGCAAAACAAAGATGCTTTACCTATTTCTAAAAATTTTAAAAAAGAATTATATAAGCGAATGAATATTTTATAA